The following proteins come from a genomic window of Spirochaetota bacterium:
- a CDS encoding class II aldolase/adducin family protein → MLQYTLYKEQILQWCHWLNEHGFFGTKLGSGGNISCRIENEEKIAVTPSSLPYKDMAVSDVCIVDYNQNVIEGKKPTMELSMHLSIYKERNDVNAVVHTHQIYASILSVMNIDKPIPAMFDEIAFAIGDEVAFVPYALSGTPELAANVAAAVANKCKCYIIKNHGALALGKNLEQACLHAEMLEKVAMVYYYALAAGQEAKSLPEPIMQVIRQLFGK, encoded by the coding sequence ATGTTACAGTACACACTGTATAAAGAACAAATTTTACAATGGTGCCATTGGCTCAATGAACATGGATTTTTTGGTACTAAATTGGGCAGCGGTGGCAACATATCATGCAGAATTGAAAATGAAGAAAAAATTGCAGTAACTCCATCAAGCCTGCCTTACAAAGATATGGCAGTAAGCGACGTTTGCATTGTTGATTATAACCAGAATGTTATTGAAGGTAAGAAACCTACGATGGAATTGTCAATGCATCTATCAATTTATAAAGAAAGGAATGATGTTAACGCTGTAGTACACACACACCAGATCTATGCAAGCATACTATCGGTTATGAATATCGATAAGCCAATCCCTGCCATGTTTGATGAAATTGCATTTGCTATTGGTGATGAGGTTGCTTTTGTTCCCTATGCACTATCGGGTACACCTGAGCTAGCTGCAAATGTTGCTGCAGCTGTGGCTAATAAATGTAAATGTTATATTATTAAAAATCATGGGGCACTGGCTTTAGGCAAAAACTTAGAGCAGGCATGCCTTCATGCAGAGATGCTTGAAAAAGTTGCAATGGTGTATTACTATGCACTGGCTGCCGGGCAGGAAGCAAAATCACTCCCTGAACCTATAATGCAGGTAATACGCCAGTTATTTGGGAAATGA
- a CDS encoding DUF3015 family protein, giving the protein MKKSVSLLVLFMLVAAISIAEAGVVRNNAGCGVGSMIFGDKDGLLFEILATTTNGICGNQTFGMTSGTLGCAPMKGIVSNEKINLYVADNMDNLAKDIAKGNGEYLETLALLMNVPESEKQQFFTKLQSNFNKIYTSSDVTSTEVVKNIEVVLQNS; this is encoded by the coding sequence ATGAAAAAAAGCGTATCATTACTTGTTCTTTTTATGCTGGTAGCAGCAATAAGCATAGCTGAAGCAGGTGTTGTACGGAACAATGCAGGTTGTGGCGTTGGCTCAATGATCTTTGGCGACAAAGATGGCTTGCTATTCGAAATATTGGCAACAACAACAAATGGAATATGTGGCAACCAGACATTTGGCATGACCTCAGGTACACTGGGTTGTGCTCCTATGAAAGGGATTGTTTCAAATGAAAAGATCAACCTTTATGTAGCAGATAACATGGATAACCTTGCAAAAGACATTGCCAAAGGCAATGGCGAATATCTGGAAACATTAGCTCTTCTTATGAATGTTCCCGAAAGTGAAAAACAGCAGTTCTTCACAAAATTACAGTCTAACTTTAATAAAATTTATACTTCAAGCGATGTAACTTCAACCGAAGTTGTAAAGAATATTGAAGTTGTATTGCAGAATAGTTAA